Proteins from a single region of Gossypium arboreum isolate Shixiya-1 chromosome 1, ASM2569848v2, whole genome shotgun sequence:
- the LOC108482217 gene encoding protein CHUP1, chloroplastic, with product MPREDDETELRHSVGVIGGLKKQLEAVVAANETLMKENQELKQEVGRLRAQISALKAHDNERKSLLWKKLHSNPDDRNTGSSGFVDSENGYPKPSFHELAMRKDRQLEAPKPPPPSSRSHQKEVTENKAKIPALAPAPPPLPTKLLAGSRSVRRVPEVGELYRSLTRKDANIENKSNMTTTPLLAFTRNMIGEIENRSTYVSAIKSDVEKQKEFINFLISEVQSATFKDITAVEGFVKWLDGELSSLVDERAVLKHFPQWPERKADAMREAAFSYRDLKNLEAEVTSFKVNPKESFNSELKKMQALQDRLEQSVNNIERVRESSGKRYRELQIPWEWMLDTGFIGQMKFSSLKLAQEYMKRTAKELQSNECSQVNNLLLQGVRFAYRVHQFAGGFDADTIRAFEDLKKISNIHSNPKQ from the exons ATGCCACGCGAAGACGATGAAACGGAGCTCCGCCACTCGGTCGGCGTCATCGGGGGTCTCAAGAAACAATTGGAGGCTGTTGTGGCTGCAAATGAGACATTGATGAAGGAAAACCAAGAACTAAAACAAGAGGTGGGTCGTTTGAGAGCACAAATCAGTGCTCTTAAGGCACATGACAATGAGAGGAAATCATTgctttggaagaagttgcatagTAACCCTGACGACCGCAATACGGGATCGTCGGGTTTTGTGGATTCAGAAAATGGATACCCGAAGCCGAGTTTTCACGAGTTGGCTATGAGGAAAGATAGGCAATTGGAAGCACCAAAACCACCACCACCATCATCAAGGTCTCATCAAAAGGAAGTGACTGAAAACAAAGCTAAAATCCCGGCACTGGCACCGGCACCACCACCATTGCCAACGAAGTTGTTAGCTGGTTCGAGATCAGTCCGGCGCGTACCCGAAGTCGGGGAGCTTTACCGTTCTCTAACGAGGAAAGATGCCAACATTGAAAACAAAAGCAACATGACAACAACCCCATTGCTTGCATTCACTAGGAACATGATTGGCGAAATCGAAAACCGATCAACATATGTTTCAGCT ATCAAATCCGACGTGGAGAAACAAAAGGAGTTCATAAATTTCTTAATCTCAGAGGTCCAATCTGCAACGTTCAAAGACATAACAGCTGTGGAAGGATTTGTGAAATGGTTAGATGGAGAGCTATCATCCCTTGTTGATGAAAGGGCCGTTCTGAAGCATTTCCCACAGTGGCCGGAGAGAAAAGCCGACGCCATGAGAGAAGCTGCTTTTAGCTACAGAGACTTGAAGAACCTTGAAGCTGAAGTGACGTCGTTTAAGGTCAATCCCAAAGAGTCTTTTAATTCAGAGCTTAAAAAGATGCAAGCATTGCAAGACAG GTTGGAACAAAGTGTGAATAACATAGAAAGGGTAAGAGAGAGCAGTGGGAAAAGATACAGAGAATTGCAGATCCCATGGGAATGGATGTTGGATACAGGTTTTATTGGTCAG ATGAAATTCAGCTCATTGAAGCTAGCCCAAGAATACATGAAAAGGACAGCTAAAGAACTGCAATCCAATGAATGCTCTCAAGTAAACAATCTCTTGCTTCAAGGAGTTCGATTTGCATACAGAGTTCACCAG TTCGCAGGTGGGTTTGATGCAGACACCATTCGAGCATTCGAAGATTTAAAGAAGATCAGCAACATTCATAGTAACCCTAAACAATAG
- the LOC108482612 gene encoding protein NETWORKED 4B-like isoform X2: MKRIESRKSHSWWWDSHSSPKNSKWLAENLEEMDRRVKHMLKLIEEDGDSFAKKAEMYYQKRPELVSQVEGFYRMYRSLAERHDLLTAEWRKNILSDLQSQDSGISDVSSDLPSICTSPDQRPRRRKSHQLAAGGSSSDVRPKGDKPSSPTDSEPESEDSSINIHSVLSGNEDDQEVSGHMVLLEIELHEAKEKLLMLEDENTDLLARIREHEERAKTANSALGLQNKIGALEKENEHEDSKMEALLEELRIAKEMLEGSEKEIATLKLEKKQLDDKIQDLHGQIDTAQREIMTWKTKLDTEKQEVSKLQERLAMAKNSLSDRDHEIHYLKKAVSDAEHKNFPKKANTNAEMSRSSEEQICLEERLRGWESCGHSLEEEIRKTANEKRESEESLQSEIEVLKLEIAKRSDCIEVLHDNLEYVKSERDELKGYIISLKAKVNSKEDRIVRMKKHLHHLYMEHVKVTAEAEGAHRLVDELLSKGKELEDEIEQQRTMILERDEEKREAIRQLCFSLEHYRYENRALRQAVIDHKRIPVLTT, encoded by the exons ATGAAGAGAATAGAATCCAGAAAGTCACATTCATGGTGGTGGGATAGCCACAGCAGCCCCAAGAACTCAAAGTGGCTTGCAGAAAATCTCGAGG AAATGGACCGTAGAGTCAAACATATGCTGAAGCTGATTGAAGAAGACGGGGACTCCTTTGCGAAAAAGGCCGAGATGTATTATCAGAAGAGGCCAGAACTTGTATCTCAGGTTGAGGGGTTCTACCGCATGTATCGTTCTTTGGCGGAGCGTCATGATCTTCTGACGGCAGAGTGGAGGAAGAATATTCTGTCGGACCTTCAATCACAGGATTCCGGCATCTCCGACGTCAGCTCTGATCTTCCCTCTATTTGTACCTCCCCTGATCAAAGGCCAAGACGTCGTAAATCCCACCAACTAGCAGCTGGTGGGAGCAGTTCTGATGTGCGTCCGAAAGGAGATAAGCCATCTTCTCCAACAGATTCTGAACCGGAATCTGAGGATTCATCGATAAATATTCACTCGGTTTTATCAGGGAATGAGGATGATCAAGAGGTGAGTGGGCATATGGTTTTATTGGAGATTGAGCTCCACGAAGCGAAAGAGAAGCTACTGATGCTAGAGGATGAGAACACTGATCTTCTTGCTAGAATTAGAGAACACGAAGAGCGAGCAAAAACAGCGAACTCGGCATTAGGACTTCAAAACAAGATTGGTGCATTGGAGAAAGAAAATGAACATGAAGATAGCAAGATGGAGGCATTGTTGGAAGAGTTGAGAATTGCTAAAGAAATGCTAGAGGGTTCCGAGAAAGAAATCGCTACTTTGAAGCTTGAAAAGAAGCAGCTTGATGATAAAATTCAAGATTTGCACGGTCAAATCGATACGGCTCAAAGGGAGATAATGACATGGAAAACCAAACTGGATACGGAGAAACAAGAGGTCTCCAAGCTGCAGGAAAGACTTGCTATGGCAAAGAATAGTTTATCAGACAGGGATCACGAGATTCATTATTTAAAGAAAGCCGTATCCGATGCAGAGCACAAGAATTTTCCCAAAAAAGCTAATACCAATGCTGAAATGTCAAGATCGTCCGAGGAACAGATTTGTTTGGAAGAACGGCTGAGAGGATGGGAATCATGTGGCCACTCCTTGGAGGAGGAGATCCGAAAAACTGCGAATGAAAAAAGAGAATCAGAGGAGAGTCTTCAAAGTGAAATTGAAGTGTTGAAACTGGAGATTGCTAAGAGAAGTGATTGCATTGAAGTTTTACATGATAACCTTGAGTATGTAAAATCAGAGAGAGATGAGCTTAAGGGTTATATCATTTCACTCAAGGCCAAGGTTAATTCGAAGGAAGACCGGATTGTTCGAATGAAGAAGCATCTACACCACTTATATATGGAACATGTGAAGGTAACTGCTGAAGCCGAAGGAGCACACAGATTGGTGGATGAGTTGCTATCGAAAGGCAAGGAACTTGAGGATGAAATTGAGCAGCAAAGAACCATGATACTCGAGCGAGATGAAGAGAAACGAGAAGCTATAAGGCAGCTTTGCTTCTCCCTCGAGCATTACAGGTACGAGAATCGTGCGCTTCGGCAAGCAGTTATCGATCACAAGAGAATTCCGGTTTTGAcaacataa
- the LOC108482612 gene encoding protein NETWORKED 4B-like isoform X1: MAKSSAQLTRSMKRIESRKSHSWWWDSHSSPKNSKWLAENLEEMDRRVKHMLKLIEEDGDSFAKKAEMYYQKRPELVSQVEGFYRMYRSLAERHDLLTAEWRKNILSDLQSQDSGISDVSSDLPSICTSPDQRPRRRKSHQLAAGGSSSDVRPKGDKPSSPTDSEPESEDSSINIHSVLSGNEDDQEVSGHMVLLEIELHEAKEKLLMLEDENTDLLARIREHEERAKTANSALGLQNKIGALEKENEHEDSKMEALLEELRIAKEMLEGSEKEIATLKLEKKQLDDKIQDLHGQIDTAQREIMTWKTKLDTEKQEVSKLQERLAMAKNSLSDRDHEIHYLKKAVSDAEHKNFPKKANTNAEMSRSSEEQICLEERLRGWESCGHSLEEEIRKTANEKRESEESLQSEIEVLKLEIAKRSDCIEVLHDNLEYVKSERDELKGYIISLKAKVNSKEDRIVRMKKHLHHLYMEHVKVTAEAEGAHRLVDELLSKGKELEDEIEQQRTMILERDEEKREAIRQLCFSLEHYRYENRALRQAVIDHKRIPVLTT; the protein is encoded by the exons ATGGCAAAATCTTCG GCTCAGCTAACTAGAAGTATGAAGAGAATAGAATCCAGAAAGTCACATTCATGGTGGTGGGATAGCCACAGCAGCCCCAAGAACTCAAAGTGGCTTGCAGAAAATCTCGAGG AAATGGACCGTAGAGTCAAACATATGCTGAAGCTGATTGAAGAAGACGGGGACTCCTTTGCGAAAAAGGCCGAGATGTATTATCAGAAGAGGCCAGAACTTGTATCTCAGGTTGAGGGGTTCTACCGCATGTATCGTTCTTTGGCGGAGCGTCATGATCTTCTGACGGCAGAGTGGAGGAAGAATATTCTGTCGGACCTTCAATCACAGGATTCCGGCATCTCCGACGTCAGCTCTGATCTTCCCTCTATTTGTACCTCCCCTGATCAAAGGCCAAGACGTCGTAAATCCCACCAACTAGCAGCTGGTGGGAGCAGTTCTGATGTGCGTCCGAAAGGAGATAAGCCATCTTCTCCAACAGATTCTGAACCGGAATCTGAGGATTCATCGATAAATATTCACTCGGTTTTATCAGGGAATGAGGATGATCAAGAGGTGAGTGGGCATATGGTTTTATTGGAGATTGAGCTCCACGAAGCGAAAGAGAAGCTACTGATGCTAGAGGATGAGAACACTGATCTTCTTGCTAGAATTAGAGAACACGAAGAGCGAGCAAAAACAGCGAACTCGGCATTAGGACTTCAAAACAAGATTGGTGCATTGGAGAAAGAAAATGAACATGAAGATAGCAAGATGGAGGCATTGTTGGAAGAGTTGAGAATTGCTAAAGAAATGCTAGAGGGTTCCGAGAAAGAAATCGCTACTTTGAAGCTTGAAAAGAAGCAGCTTGATGATAAAATTCAAGATTTGCACGGTCAAATCGATACGGCTCAAAGGGAGATAATGACATGGAAAACCAAACTGGATACGGAGAAACAAGAGGTCTCCAAGCTGCAGGAAAGACTTGCTATGGCAAAGAATAGTTTATCAGACAGGGATCACGAGATTCATTATTTAAAGAAAGCCGTATCCGATGCAGAGCACAAGAATTTTCCCAAAAAAGCTAATACCAATGCTGAAATGTCAAGATCGTCCGAGGAACAGATTTGTTTGGAAGAACGGCTGAGAGGATGGGAATCATGTGGCCACTCCTTGGAGGAGGAGATCCGAAAAACTGCGAATGAAAAAAGAGAATCAGAGGAGAGTCTTCAAAGTGAAATTGAAGTGTTGAAACTGGAGATTGCTAAGAGAAGTGATTGCATTGAAGTTTTACATGATAACCTTGAGTATGTAAAATCAGAGAGAGATGAGCTTAAGGGTTATATCATTTCACTCAAGGCCAAGGTTAATTCGAAGGAAGACCGGATTGTTCGAATGAAGAAGCATCTACACCACTTATATATGGAACATGTGAAGGTAACTGCTGAAGCCGAAGGAGCACACAGATTGGTGGATGAGTTGCTATCGAAAGGCAAGGAACTTGAGGATGAAATTGAGCAGCAAAGAACCATGATACTCGAGCGAGATGAAGAGAAACGAGAAGCTATAAGGCAGCTTTGCTTCTCCCTCGAGCATTACAGGTACGAGAATCGTGCGCTTCGGCAAGCAGTTATCGATCACAAGAGAATTCCGGTTTTGAcaacataa
- the LOC108481579 gene encoding mitogen-activated protein kinase kinase kinase 18 — MEKQSHTQKTSWTRGKCIGKGSFGTVSLAINELNGAVSAVKSVDLATCLPSQLESLENEIRILRSLSSPYVVNYLGDDVSPANSFRNLHVEYLPGGTVADVEIVKRRAADLDERLLRWHTRCLISGLKYVHDEGIVHCDVKGKNVLLGSDSSSVKLADFGSAIEIKKGRSLIKPRGSPLWMAPEVVCGEYQGPESDIWSLGCTVVEMITGKPAWEDHGFDSLRRIAYSEELPELPTQLSKLGKDFVEKCLRRDPNRRWSCDQLLQHPFISSASPPKMIGESSPRCVLDFAGSDFEEDENTANFESSAKERISKLANEAGAIWESDGWATVRSYARESRVNCEEGTSTEYPELTRTHLEIFNWRQCGKYVRLRGLKSSFGGQRCDPLAGSSCRCWPQKEKVEFAVEKGKLIFCRFCNLLLQLILCDFKLFLYILLMFLNYFFLPSLLLSFTSTILFGPTSNRCNLNFQSPVQPDCCNNNNHQLN; from the coding sequence ATGGAGAAACAGAGCCATACCCAGAAAACTTCATGGACACGAGGCAAGTGTATAGGCAAAGGCTCCTTTGGTACCGTTAGCTTAGCGATCAACGAACTTAATGGCGCCGTTTCCGCGGTCAAGTCCGTCGACTTAGCAACGTGTCTTCCCAGCCAGTTGGAGTCTTTGGAGAATGAAATTCGGATCCTCCGTTCGCTTTCCTCTCCTTACGTCGTTAATTACCTCGGCGATGACGTCTCTCCGGCGAATTCTTTCCGTAATCTTCACGTGGAGTATTTGCCGGGCGGCACCGTTGCTGACGTGGAGATTGTTAAGCGGCGGGCTGCTGACTTGGACGAGAGGCTTTTGCGGTGGCACACGCGGTGCTTGATTTCGGGTTTGAAGTACGTGCACGACGAAGGCATTGTTCACTGTGATGTGAAAGGAAAGAATGTTTTGCTTGGATCGGATTCCAGTTCCGTAAAGCTCGCGGATTTCGGCTCGGCGATTGAGATAAAAAAGGGAAGGTCGCTGATTAAGCCACGTGGAAGCCCTTTATGGATGGCGCCAGAGGTGGTTTGCGGCGAGTATCAAGGGCCGGAGAGCGATATTTGGTCACTAGGATGCACTGTCGTCGAGATGATTACCGGGAAGCCAGCTTGGGAGGATCACGGTTTCGACTCGCTACGTCGAATTGCTTACTCGGAGGAACTCCCCGAGTTGCCGACTCAGTTATCCAAACTTGGTAAGGATTTCGTGGAGAAGTGTTTGAGAAGGGATCCAAATCGAAGGTGGAGCTGCGATCAGCTGCTGCAGCATCCATTTATATCATCGGCATCGCCGCCGAAAATGATAGGAGAATCATCTCCGCGTTGCGTTCTCGATTTCGCCGGGTCGGATTTCGAAGAGGACGAAAACACTGCGAATTTCGAATCGTCGGCGAAGGAGAGGATCAGTAAATTAGCGAATGAAGCAGGGGCAATTTGGGAATCGGATGGTTGGGCGACGGTAAGGAGTTACGCTCGTGAATCACGTGTGAATTGCGAGGAAGGGACAAGTACGGAATATCCGGAGTTGACGAGGACGCATTTGGAAATTTTCAATTGGCGGCAGTGTGGTAAATACGTGCGTCTTAGAGGGCTAAAATCGTCGTTTGGTGGCCAACGGTGCGATCCGTTGGCTGGTTCAAGCTGTCGGTGTTGGCCACAAAAGGAAAAAGTGGAGTTTGCGGTGGAGAAGGGAAAGTTGATATTCTGCAGATTTTGTAATTTATTATTACAATTAATTTTGTGTGATTTCAAATTATTCCTATATATTTTATTGATGTTTTTAAATTACTTCTTTCTTCCTTCATTACTTTTATCCTTTACCTCCACCATTCTTTTTGGTCCAACCTCCAATCGTTGCAACTTAAATTTTCAATCTCCGGTACAACCTGATTGTTGCAATAACAACAACCATCAACTGAATTAA